From the Cucurbita pepo subsp. pepo cultivar mu-cu-16 chromosome LG05, ASM280686v2, whole genome shotgun sequence genome, one window contains:
- the LOC111795320 gene encoding luc7-like protein 3: protein MDAQRALLDELMGSARNLTEEERRGYKEVMWDDKEVCGFYMVRFCPHDLFVNTRSDLGPCPRIHDQKLKESFEKSPRHDAYVPKFEAELAQFCEKLVMDLDRRVRRGRERLAQEVEPAPPTPLSAEKSEQLSVLEEKIKNLLEQVEALGEAGKVDEAEALMRKVDVLNAEKTALSQQTQNDKVLMLAQEKKMALCEICGSFLVANDAAERVQSHVTGKQHVGYGMVRDFISEHKEAKEKAREAERLAREKEAEERRKQREEDERRKRSDSSERDRYRDRERDRDRDRYRERDRDRERSRRGGRDEVRGMDWRSRNGRDGGRDRYRDRSRSRSPVRHGHRRSSRSPVRP from the exons ATGGACGCGCAGAGAGCTCTTCTGGACGAACTCATGGGTTCAG cGCGGAATTTAACTGAGGAAGAAAGGAGAGGATACAAGGAAGTCATGTGGGATGATAAGGAGGTCTGCGGGTTCTATATGGTTCGCTTTTGCCCGCATGATCTTTTCGTAAATACTCGGAGCGACCTTG gACCTTGCCCTAGGATACATGACcagaaattgaaagaaag CTTTGAAAAGTCACCCAGGCATGATGCTTATGTTCCCAAATTTGAGGCAGAACTTGCTCAGTTTTGCGAGAAATTG GTAATGGACTTGGATCGGCGTGTCAGGCGTGGGCGAGAGCGGCTTGCCCAAGAGGTTGAACCTGCTCCACCAACTCCATTGTCAGCTGAGAAGTCAGAGCAGTTATCTGTGCTggaggaaaaaataaagaatttactAGAACAGGTGGAGGCCCTTGGTGAAGCGGGTAAAGTGGACGAAGCTGAAGCACTGATGAGAAAG GTGGATGTGCTTAATGCCGAGAAAACAGCCTTGAGTCAACAAACCCAGAATGACAAGGTATTAATGCTTGCTCAGGAGAAAAAAATGGCACTCTGTGAGATATGTGGTTCTTTTCTTGTAGCAAATGATGCTGCAGAGAGAGTTCAGTCTCATGTCACAGGTAAGCAGCATGTTGGCTATGGTATGGTCAGAGATTTCATCTCCGAGCACAAG GAAGCAAAGGAGAAAGCAAGGGAGGCAGAAAGATTAGCTAGGGAGAAAGAGGCAGAAGAGCGAAGGAAGCAGAGAGAGGAGGatgagagaaggaagagaagtgACTCTAGTGAGAGGGACAGATATCGTGACAGAGAGCGAGACAGGGATCGAGATAGGTATCGTGAACGAGACCGAGATCGTGAAAGGTCTAGAAGAGGTGGCCGAGATGAAGTAAGAGGAATGGATTGGAGGTCTAGGAATGGAAGAGATGGAGGCAGGGATAGGTATCGTGACCGAAGCAGGTCAAGATCCCCTGTAAGGCATGGTCACAGGAGATCATCTAGAAGTCCAGTGCGCCCATAA